A DNA window from Pseudomonas resinovorans NBRC 106553 contains the following coding sequences:
- a CDS encoding HPP family protein translates to MPQNPLRLWLQRLLPDASTAPPREWLRAAIGGSLAVALATFACLQLFGIDLALRLAAPFAASSVLIFALASSPVAQPWPVVVGNLLAAAIGLGVGHWVHEPLLAGPLAFGLALVAMQTLRCLHPPSCAVALGAALGGPLVAELGWHLLLPVLLGSLLLVATALLFHNLGGTSYPRKLAQPASGPHLTADPLPGERNGIAEEDLDHALAEFGSAVDVTRDDLQRLLQLTEKHALRRTMGDLRAARIMSRDLRTIAPEASVSEAWRLLERHQLKALPVLDERQHLVGILTLSDLLGHAAGAAPRSLAERFRARREAPVSRLMSRPVRCVTLDTPVVELVGLLSDQGLHCLPVLDDGGRVVGIVSQSDLIAGLYHNWLHELHQQPELRLAS, encoded by the coding sequence ATGCCCCAGAACCCTCTGCGTCTCTGGCTGCAGCGCTTGCTGCCCGATGCCAGCACTGCCCCGCCCCGTGAATGGCTGCGCGCCGCCATCGGCGGTTCCCTGGCCGTCGCCCTGGCCACCTTCGCCTGCCTGCAGCTGTTCGGTATCGACCTGGCACTGCGCCTGGCCGCACCCTTCGCCGCTTCTTCGGTATTGATCTTCGCCCTGGCCTCGAGCCCGGTGGCGCAGCCCTGGCCGGTGGTGGTGGGTAACCTGCTGGCGGCCGCCATCGGCCTGGGCGTCGGGCATTGGGTGCATGAACCGCTGCTGGCCGGGCCACTGGCCTTCGGCCTGGCCCTGGTGGCCATGCAGACCCTGCGCTGCCTGCATCCGCCAAGCTGCGCGGTAGCCCTGGGGGCCGCCCTGGGTGGGCCGCTGGTGGCCGAGCTGGGCTGGCACCTGCTGCTGCCTGTGCTGCTGGGTTCACTGCTGCTGGTGGCCACCGCGTTGCTGTTCCACAACCTCGGCGGCACGTCTTACCCGCGCAAGCTGGCGCAGCCGGCCAGCGGCCCGCACCTGACGGCCGACCCGCTGCCGGGAGAACGCAATGGCATTGCCGAGGAAGACCTGGACCACGCCCTGGCCGAGTTCGGCAGCGCCGTCGACGTGACCCGCGACGACCTCCAGCGCCTGCTCCAGCTCACCGAGAAGCACGCCCTGCGGCGCACCATGGGCGACCTGCGGGCGGCGCGGATCATGTCCCGCGACTTGCGCACCATCGCTCCCGAGGCGTCGGTCAGCGAAGCCTGGCGGCTGCTCGAACGCCATCAGTTGAAAGCCCTGCCTGTACTCGACGAACGCCAGCATCTGGTGGGCATCCTGACCCTCTCCGACCTGCTCGGCCACGCCGCCGGCGCCGCACCACGCAGCCTCGCCGAACGCTTTCGCGCCCGCCGCGAAGCGCCGGTATCACGGCTGATGAGCCGCCCGGTGCGCTGCGTCACGCTGGATACGCCGGTGGTGGAACTGGTGGGCCTGCTCTCCGACCAGGGCCTGCACTGCCTGCCGGTGCTGGACGATGGTGGCCGCGTGGTGGGCATAGTCAGCCAGAGCGACCTGATCGCCGGGCTCTACCACAACTGGCTGCACGAGCTGCACCAGCAGCCTGAGCTGCGCCTGGCGAGCTGA
- a CDS encoding SfnB family sulfur acquisition oxidoreductase, translating into MTHSNAHHAFRDEAPPLLPAALIENDAQALAAAHEVAKQAREGAARRDRERELPWRELELFTRLGLGGIRIPRAHGGAEVSHVTLAEVFRIICVADPALGQIPQNQFGLLSVVENVGSEEQQRKVFAGILAGRRLANAGPERNTKNTLELKARITRGERGLEVSGEKFYSTGALFAHWVAVKAIDDNGVGVLGLVERGVPGLSIVDDWSGFGQRTTASGTVLLDRAPVADDLIFHNSRLAEVPSIQGALSQLIQAAIDAGIAEAAIDDAIAFVRERSRPWVDAGVERASEELYSIAEVGRLKVELHAANALLERAGQVLDEVAAAPIDAAAAARASIAVAEAKVLTTEISLTASEKLFELAGSRASLAEFNLDRHWRNARVHTLHDPVRWKVQAVGAYHLNGAFPARHSWI; encoded by the coding sequence ATGACCCACTCAAATGCACACCACGCATTTCGTGATGAAGCCCCGCCATTACTCCCGGCGGCGCTGATCGAGAACGACGCCCAGGCCCTTGCCGCCGCCCACGAGGTGGCGAAGCAGGCCCGGGAAGGCGCGGCCCGCCGCGACCGCGAACGCGAGCTGCCCTGGCGCGAGCTGGAACTCTTCACCCGCCTGGGCCTGGGCGGCATCCGCATTCCCCGCGCCCATGGTGGCGCCGAGGTGTCCCACGTCACCCTGGCCGAGGTGTTCCGCATCATCTGCGTCGCCGACCCGGCCCTGGGGCAGATCCCGCAGAACCAGTTCGGCCTGCTCAGCGTGGTGGAGAACGTCGGTAGCGAAGAGCAGCAGCGCAAGGTCTTCGCCGGCATCCTCGCCGGCCGCCGCCTGGCCAACGCGGGGCCCGAGCGCAACACGAAGAACACCCTGGAGCTCAAGGCACGCATCACCCGTGGCGAGCGGGGCCTGGAAGTCAGCGGCGAGAAGTTCTATTCCACCGGCGCGCTGTTCGCCCACTGGGTGGCGGTGAAGGCCATCGACGACAACGGCGTCGGCGTGCTTGGCCTGGTGGAGCGCGGCGTGCCTGGGCTGTCCATCGTTGACGACTGGTCCGGTTTCGGCCAGCGCACCACCGCCAGCGGTACCGTGCTGCTGGACCGCGCGCCAGTGGCCGACGACCTGATATTCCACAACAGCCGCCTGGCCGAGGTGCCGAGCATCCAGGGCGCGCTGTCGCAACTGATCCAGGCGGCCATCGATGCCGGCATCGCCGAAGCCGCCATCGACGACGCCATCGCCTTCGTCCGCGAGCGTTCGCGGCCCTGGGTGGACGCCGGCGTTGAGCGCGCCAGCGAAGAGCTCTACAGCATCGCCGAAGTCGGCCGCCTGAAGGTCGAGCTGCATGCCGCCAACGCCCTGCTGGAGCGGGCGGGGCAGGTGCTCGACGAAGTGGCCGCCGCACCCATCGACGCCGCTGCCGCCGCCCGCGCCTCCATCGCCGTGGCCGAAGCCAAGGTGCTGACCACCGAGATCAGCCTCACCGCCAGCGAAAAGCTCTTCGAGCTGGCCGGCAGCCGCGCCAGCCTCGCCGAGTTCAACCTCGACCGCCACTGGCGCAACGCCCGGGTGCACACCCTGCACGACCCGGTGCGCTGGAAGGTCCAGGCCGTCGGCGCCTACCACCTCAACGGCGCCTTCCCGGCGCGTCATTCGTGGATCTGA
- a CDS encoding MetQ/NlpA family ABC transporter substrate-binding protein, whose amino-acid sequence MKKAIAILAAVVAFSAQAGEKLVVGATPVPHAEILEFIKPTLAKEGVDLDIKVFTDFIQPNVQLAEKNLDANYYQYRPFLDEFNKSRHTDLVPVVGIHIEPFGAYSTKIKKLDELKDGASVAIPNDPVNTGRALVLLHEAGLIKLKDPSNTLATQRDIAENPKKLKIRELEGALLARSVSQVDLAFVFANYALEAGIDTNSALIVEKGKDLYAEFLVARPDNLQDPGLQKLAKALNSPEVRNFIVTRYKGQIAPAF is encoded by the coding sequence ATGAAAAAGGCAATCGCCATACTGGCCGCCGTCGTCGCTTTCTCCGCCCAGGCGGGCGAGAAACTGGTGGTCGGCGCCACCCCGGTTCCCCACGCCGAGATCCTCGAGTTCATCAAACCCACCCTGGCCAAGGAAGGCGTCGACCTGGACATCAAGGTCTTCACCGACTTCATCCAGCCCAACGTGCAGCTGGCGGAGAAGAACCTCGACGCCAACTACTACCAGTACCGGCCCTTCCTCGATGAGTTCAACAAGAGCCGCCACACCGACCTGGTGCCGGTGGTGGGCATCCACATCGAACCCTTCGGTGCCTACTCCACGAAGATCAAGAAGCTCGACGAACTGAAGGACGGCGCCAGCGTCGCCATCCCCAACGACCCGGTGAACACCGGCCGCGCCCTGGTGCTGCTGCACGAGGCCGGGCTGATCAAGCTGAAGGACCCGAGCAACACCCTGGCCACCCAGCGCGACATCGCCGAGAACCCGAAGAAACTGAAGATCCGCGAACTGGAAGGCGCCCTGCTGGCCCGTTCGGTGAGCCAGGTGGACCTCGCCTTCGTCTTCGCCAACTACGCCCTGGAGGCCGGCATCGACACCAACAGCGCGCTGATCGTCGAGAAGGGCAAGGACCTCTACGCCGAGTTCCTCGTCGCCCGCCCGGACAACCTCCAGGACCCGGGCCTGCAGAAGCTGGCCAAGGCCCTGAACTCGCCGGAAGTCCGCAACTTCATCGTCACCCGCTACAAGGGCCAGATCGCCCCGGCGTTCTGA
- a CDS encoding LLM class flavin-dependent oxidoreductase, whose protein sequence is MARKEILLNAFNMNCVGHINHGLWTHPRDRSADYRKLSYWTELAQLLERGLFDGLFLADIVGVYDVYQGNVDLTLKESIQLPVNDPLLLVSAMAGATRHLGFGLTANLTYEAPYLFARRMSTLDHLSDGRVGWNIVTGYLESAARAMGLAQQVEHDRRYDQADEYLEVLYKLWEGSWEEGAVLNDRQRRVYAQPEKVHKVIHHGEFFSVEGYHLCEPSPQRTPVLFQAGASSRGLRFAGEHAECVFISGNDKSATRAQVDKVRAAAQAAGRDPQAVKVFMGISVIVAPNEAEARAKHAEYLAHASAEAGVAHFSSSTGIDLSRFALDEPISYAKTNAIESAAAKLRDNRLTRRQLLEQHALGGRYILLVGSPTQVADELLAWIDETGLDGFNLTRIVTPESYADFIELVIPELQARGAYKTAYAEGSLRHKLFGAGDRLPAEHKGAAFSVGANSFAKQAEGLPLDPLDPLGSAARSLANEFAPTH, encoded by the coding sequence ATGGCGCGCAAAGAGATCCTCCTCAACGCCTTCAACATGAACTGCGTGGGGCATATCAACCACGGGCTCTGGACCCACCCGCGCGACCGCTCGGCCGACTACCGCAAGCTGTCCTACTGGACCGAGCTGGCGCAGCTGCTGGAACGCGGGCTGTTCGACGGGCTGTTCCTGGCGGACATAGTCGGGGTCTACGACGTCTACCAGGGCAATGTCGACCTGACCCTGAAGGAGAGCATCCAGCTGCCGGTGAACGACCCGCTGCTGCTGGTCTCGGCCATGGCCGGGGCGACCCGCCACCTGGGCTTCGGCCTCACCGCCAACCTCACCTACGAGGCGCCCTACCTGTTCGCCCGGCGCATGAGCACCCTGGATCACCTCAGCGACGGCCGGGTGGGCTGGAACATCGTCACCGGCTACCTGGAAAGCGCGGCGCGGGCCATGGGCCTGGCGCAGCAGGTGGAGCACGACCGCCGCTACGACCAGGCCGACGAATACCTGGAGGTGCTCTACAAGCTCTGGGAGGGCAGCTGGGAGGAGGGCGCGGTGCTCAATGATCGCCAGCGGCGCGTCTACGCCCAGCCGGAGAAGGTGCACAAGGTGATCCACCACGGCGAATTCTTCAGCGTCGAGGGCTACCACCTCTGCGAGCCGTCGCCCCAGCGCACTCCGGTGCTGTTCCAGGCCGGCGCCTCCAGCCGAGGCCTGCGTTTTGCCGGCGAGCACGCCGAGTGTGTGTTCATCAGCGGCAACGACAAGTCCGCCACCCGCGCCCAGGTGGACAAGGTGCGCGCCGCGGCCCAGGCCGCCGGCCGCGACCCGCAGGCGGTGAAGGTGTTCATGGGCATCAGCGTGATAGTCGCCCCCAACGAAGCCGAGGCCCGCGCCAAGCACGCCGAGTACCTGGCCCATGCCAGCGCCGAGGCGGGGGTGGCGCATTTCTCCAGCTCCACCGGCATCGACCTCTCCCGCTTCGCCCTGGACGAGCCGATTTCCTATGCCAAGACCAACGCCATCGAGTCCGCCGCCGCCAAGCTCAGGGACAACCGCCTGACCCGTCGCCAGCTGCTGGAACAGCACGCCCTGGGCGGGCGCTACATCCTGCTGGTGGGTTCGCCCACCCAGGTGGCCGACGAGCTGCTGGCCTGGATCGACGAAACCGGCCTGGACGGTTTCAACCTGACCCGCATCGTCACCCCGGAAAGCTACGCCGACTTCATCGAGCTGGTGATCCCCGAGCTGCAAGCCCGTGGCGCCTACAAGACCGCCTACGCCGAAGGCAGCCTGCGCCACAAGCTGTTCGGGGCGGGGGATCGGTTGCCGGCCGAGCACAAGGGCGCTGCATTTTCTGTGGGGGCGAATTCATTCGCCAAGCAGGCCGAAGGCCTGCCCCTCGACCCCCTCGACCCCCTCGGGAGCGCTGCGCGCTCCTTGGCGAATGAATTCGCCCCTACCCATTGA
- a CDS encoding LLM class flavin-dependent oxidoreductase, with amino-acid sequence MTKQIRLNAFAMNAVGHLSPGLWRHPRDQARRYTDIHYWIELARTLERGKIDGLFLADVLGVYDVYHGGPEHALRTAAQVPVNDPLLLVPAMAAATRHLGFGVTASVSFEHPYPFARRMSTLDHLTHGRAGWNIVTSYLESGARNIGLKQQLNHEQRYALAAEYLEVCYKLWEASWDEDAVVADAERGVYADPAKVHPIAHQGAHFEVPGFHLSEPSPQRTPVLYQAGASSRGKAFAAANAECVFVAAPTRHILRNQVADLRRQVEAAGRKGSDIQVFNQLTVIVGPTDAEAQAKWREYREYASRDGALTLMSGWTGIDFGQYAPDQVLRQVESNAIQSAVDAFTAADPSRTWTTAEIADYCALGGDGPLLVGSPKTVADELEAWVEETDVDGFNLSSIVAPETFVDIVDLLVPELQARGLFKREYEEGSLRHKLFGAGDRLAEPHPAARLRKRAGR; translated from the coding sequence ATGACCAAGCAGATCCGCCTCAATGCTTTTGCCATGAACGCCGTGGGCCACCTGTCCCCCGGCCTCTGGCGCCACCCCCGCGACCAGGCCCGGCGCTACACCGACATCCACTACTGGATCGAGCTGGCGCGCACCCTGGAGCGCGGCAAGATCGACGGCCTGTTCCTCGCCGACGTGCTGGGGGTCTACGACGTCTACCACGGCGGCCCCGAGCACGCCCTGCGCACGGCCGCCCAGGTACCGGTGAACGACCCGTTGCTGCTGGTGCCGGCCATGGCCGCCGCCACCCGCCACCTGGGCTTCGGCGTTACCGCCTCGGTGTCCTTCGAGCACCCGTACCCCTTCGCCCGGCGCATGAGCACCCTGGACCACCTCACCCATGGCCGCGCCGGCTGGAACATCGTCACCTCGTACCTGGAGAGCGGCGCCCGCAACATCGGCCTCAAGCAGCAACTGAACCATGAGCAGCGCTACGCCCTGGCCGCCGAGTACCTGGAGGTCTGCTACAAGCTCTGGGAAGCCAGCTGGGACGAGGATGCGGTGGTGGCCGATGCCGAGCGCGGCGTCTACGCCGACCCGGCCAAGGTGCACCCCATCGCCCACCAGGGTGCGCACTTCGAGGTACCCGGCTTCCACCTGAGCGAGCCGTCGCCGCAACGCACTCCGGTGCTCTACCAGGCCGGCGCCTCCAGCCGTGGCAAGGCCTTCGCCGCCGCCAACGCCGAGTGCGTGTTCGTCGCCGCGCCCACTCGCCACATCCTGCGCAACCAGGTGGCCGACCTGCGCCGCCAGGTCGAGGCCGCCGGCCGCAAGGGCAGCGATATCCAGGTGTTCAACCAGCTCACCGTGATAGTCGGCCCCACCGATGCCGAGGCCCAGGCCAAGTGGCGCGAGTACCGCGAGTACGCCAGCCGGGACGGCGCCCTGACCCTGATGTCCGGCTGGACCGGCATCGACTTCGGCCAGTACGCGCCGGACCAGGTGCTGCGCCAGGTCGAGAGCAACGCCATCCAGTCGGCGGTGGACGCCTTCACCGCCGCCGACCCCAGCCGTACCTGGACCACCGCCGAGATCGCCGACTACTGCGCCCTGGGTGGCGACGGCCCGCTGCTGGTGGGTTCGCCGAAAACCGTGGCCGATGAGCTTGAGGCCTGGGTCGAGGAAACCGACGTGGACGGCTTCAACCTGTCCAGCATCGTCGCCCCGGAAACCTTCGTCGACATCGTCGACCTGCTGGTGCCGGAGCTGCAGGCCCGTGGCCTGTTCAAGCGCGAGTACGAAGAAGGCAGCCTTCGCCACAAGCTGTTCGGCGCCGGTGATCGCCTGGCCGAACCGCACCCGGCGGCGCGCCTGCGCAAGAGGGCGGGGCGATGA
- a CDS encoding methionine ABC transporter permease — protein MNELLANLDWLEIGQACLDTLTMLALALGFTVALGLPLGVLLYLTGKQQMHEKPGFYRAASALVNMLRSLPFIILLIVMIPLTTLLTGTSLGVAGAIPPLVAGCTPFFGRLVETALREVDRGLVEATQAMGASTWQIIWHTLLPEARTGLIAAVTVTAIVLVDYTAMAGVIGGGGLGDLAIRFGYQRFQTDVMVVTVALLILLVQALQMSGDRLVVRYSRR, from the coding sequence ATGAACGAACTGCTGGCCAACCTCGACTGGCTGGAGATCGGCCAGGCCTGCCTCGACACCCTGACCATGCTCGCCCTGGCCCTCGGCTTCACCGTGGCCCTGGGCCTGCCCCTGGGGGTGCTGCTCTACCTCACCGGCAAGCAGCAGATGCATGAGAAGCCCGGCTTCTACCGCGCCGCCTCGGCCCTGGTGAACATGCTGCGCTCGCTGCCCTTCATCATCCTGCTGATCGTGATGATCCCGCTGACCACGCTGCTCACCGGCACCTCTCTCGGCGTCGCCGGGGCCATTCCGCCGCTGGTGGCCGGCTGCACGCCATTCTTCGGCCGGCTGGTGGAAACCGCCCTGCGGGAAGTGGACCGCGGCCTGGTGGAGGCGACCCAGGCCATGGGCGCCAGCACCTGGCAGATCATCTGGCACACGCTGCTGCCGGAGGCCCGCACGGGGCTGATCGCCGCCGTGACGGTCACCGCCATCGTGCTGGTGGACTACACGGCCATGGCCGGGGTGATCGGTGGCGGCGGCCTCGGCGACCTCGCCATCCGTTTTGGCTACCAGCGTTTCCAGACCGACGTGATGGTGGTCACCGTTGCCCTGCTGATCCTGCTGGTGCAGGCCCTGCAGATGAGCGGTGACCGCCTGGTGGTCCGCTACAGCCGCCGCTGA
- a CDS encoding SfnB family sulfur acquisition oxidoreductase — translation MTSLQQPAAASVAIIRDDAEALDVARRIAELFKPGAAERDRERRLPHEELEAFSRSGLWGIGVPREFGGAGVSRVTLARVIAIISAADASLGQIPQNHFYALEVLRVNGTPEQQRRLFAAALAGQRFGNALAEIGTRTANDRTTKLVKDGAGYRIQGRKFYCTGALYAHRVPTLAVAEDGHQYLAFAERNAPGLTVIDDWSGFGQRTTGSGSVVFDNVPVAAEDLVSFQASFERPTTVGPFAQILHAAIDAGIARAAYEDALEFVRSRSRPWIDSGVEKASDDPLTIQEFGRLAIRLHAAEAILDRAGRLLDAATAAPDAETVAAASLGVAEARALTTEVSLAAGSKLFELAGTRASLAEHNLDRHWRNARVHTLHDPVRWKYHAVGNYYLNDQLPPRRGTI, via the coding sequence ATGACTTCGTTGCAACAACCGGCCGCGGCGAGCGTCGCCATCATCCGCGATGACGCGGAGGCCCTGGATGTGGCCCGCCGCATCGCCGAACTGTTCAAGCCCGGCGCCGCCGAACGCGACCGTGAGCGGCGCCTGCCCCATGAGGAACTGGAGGCGTTCAGCCGCTCCGGCCTCTGGGGCATCGGCGTGCCCCGCGAGTTCGGCGGCGCCGGGGTGTCCCGCGTCACCCTGGCGCGGGTCATCGCCATCATCAGCGCGGCGGATGCCTCCCTCGGGCAGATCCCGCAGAACCATTTCTACGCCCTGGAAGTGCTGCGGGTGAACGGCACGCCGGAGCAACAGCGCCGCCTGTTCGCCGCCGCCCTGGCCGGCCAGCGCTTCGGCAACGCCCTGGCCGAGATCGGCACCCGCACCGCCAACGACCGCACCACCAAACTGGTGAAGGACGGCGCCGGCTACCGCATCCAGGGCCGCAAGTTCTACTGCACCGGGGCGCTCTACGCCCACCGGGTGCCCACCCTGGCGGTGGCCGAGGACGGTCACCAGTACCTGGCCTTCGCCGAGCGCAACGCCCCCGGTCTCACGGTGATCGACGACTGGTCCGGTTTCGGCCAGCGCACCACCGGCAGCGGCTCGGTGGTGTTCGACAACGTGCCGGTGGCGGCCGAGGACCTGGTGTCCTTCCAGGCCTCCTTCGAGCGCCCGACCACCGTTGGCCCCTTCGCCCAGATCCTCCACGCCGCCATCGACGCCGGCATCGCCCGCGCAGCCTATGAAGACGCCCTGGAATTCGTCCGTAGCCGTTCGCGGCCCTGGATCGACTCGGGAGTGGAGAAGGCCAGCGACGACCCGCTGACCATCCAGGAATTCGGCCGCCTGGCCATCCGCCTGCATGCCGCCGAGGCCATCCTCGACCGCGCCGGGCGCCTGCTGGACGCCGCCACCGCCGCGCCGGACGCCGAGACCGTGGCCGCCGCCTCCCTCGGCGTGGCCGAGGCCCGCGCCCTGACCACCGAGGTGTCCCTGGCCGCCGGCAGCAAGCTGTTCGAGCTGGCCGGTACCCGCGCCAGCCTCGCCGAGCACAACCTCGATCGCCACTGGCGCAACGCCCGGGTGCACACCTTGCACGACCCGGTGCGCTGGAAGTACCACGCGGTGGGCAACTACTACCTCAACGACCAGCTGCCGCCGCGCCGGGGGACCATCTGA
- a CDS encoding SfnB family sulfur acquisition oxidoreductase: MSQTPTSAPYPIGIPDAHIIRSDAEAIEVAHRVAAFLLEGDAERDRTRKVPSEVVDVFSNSGLWGITVPKVFGGAEVSYATLAEVIAVISAADASLGQIPQNHYCLLEDIRLQGSYEQKRFFFGLALKGNRFANALSETGGKNVQDIQTRIRREGDGFVIDGRKGYCTGSLYAHWLGVLALDEEDRAQLAFVPRGSEGLVIVDDWSSIGQRNTSSGTVLAEGLRVSASHLFPTHRSYDSPTLAGPFAQITTAAIDAGIARAALRDTIAFVRDHARPWIDAGVAKASEDPLTIIQVGNLGIRLEAAEALLERAGKVMDAARPATDEDNVAAASVAVAKAKVLTTEVAIEAANKLFELGGTRSTLQRHNHDRHWRNARVHTLHDPVRWKYHVVGNWLLNGIKPPRHDWS, from the coding sequence ATGTCGCAGACCCCTACTTCCGCCCCGTACCCCATCGGCATCCCGGATGCCCACATCATCCGCAGCGATGCCGAGGCCATCGAGGTGGCCCATCGCGTAGCGGCCTTCCTGCTGGAAGGCGACGCCGAGCGCGACCGCACCCGCAAGGTGCCGTCCGAGGTGGTGGACGTCTTCTCCAACAGCGGCCTGTGGGGCATCACCGTGCCCAAGGTGTTCGGCGGCGCGGAGGTGAGCTACGCCACCCTGGCCGAGGTGATCGCCGTCATCTCGGCCGCCGATGCCTCCCTGGGGCAGATCCCGCAGAACCACTACTGCCTGCTGGAGGACATCCGCCTGCAGGGCAGCTACGAGCAGAAGCGTTTCTTCTTCGGCCTGGCGCTCAAGGGCAACCGCTTCGCCAACGCCCTGTCGGAAACCGGCGGCAAGAACGTCCAGGACATCCAGACCCGCATTCGCCGCGAGGGCGACGGTTTCGTCATCGACGGCCGCAAGGGCTACTGCACCGGCTCGCTCTATGCCCACTGGCTGGGCGTGCTGGCCCTGGACGAGGAAGACCGCGCCCAACTGGCCTTCGTCCCGCGCGGCAGCGAGGGCCTGGTGATAGTCGACGACTGGTCCAGCATCGGCCAGCGCAACACCTCCAGCGGCACGGTGCTGGCCGAGGGGCTACGGGTGTCCGCCAGCCACCTGTTCCCCACCCACCGCTCCTACGACAGCCCCACGCTGGCCGGTCCCTTCGCCCAGATCACCACCGCCGCCATCGACGCCGGCATCGCCCGCGCCGCCCTGCGCGACACCATTGCCTTCGTTCGCGACCACGCGCGGCCGTGGATCGACGCCGGGGTGGCGAAGGCCAGCGAAGACCCCCTGACCATCATCCAGGTAGGCAATCTGGGCATCCGCCTGGAAGCCGCCGAAGCCCTGCTGGAACGCGCCGGCAAGGTGATGGACGCCGCCCGCCCGGCCACCGACGAAGACAACGTGGCCGCCGCCTCGGTGGCCGTGGCCAAGGCCAAGGTGCTGACCACCGAAGTGGCCATCGAGGCCGCCAACAAGCTCTTCGAGCTGGGTGGCACCCGTTCCACCCTGCAACGCCACAACCACGACCGTCACTGGCGCAACGCGCGGGTCCATACCCTGCACGACCCGGTGCGCTGGAAGTACCACGTGGTCGGCAACTGGCTGCTCAACGGCATCAAGCCGCCGCGCCACGACTGGTCCTGA
- a CDS encoding MetQ/NlpA family ABC transporter substrate-binding protein has protein sequence MPKHILKTLTLGLLLASGIAQAADTVLKVGTTAAFAPPLEVAVEEAAKKGLKVELVEFTDWNSPNITLAAGDIDVNYFQHTPFLENARKEGGFDLKPFAPGVINNVGLYSKKYKAIGDLPEGAKVAIANDPINGGRGLQLLQKAGLLKLKDGVGYKATLDDIVDNPKHIEIIELEAVQLVRALDDVDLAQGYPHYIRLAGTLDPNSALLFDGIENKEYIIQFVTRSDYKDDGRLGQFVDIYQHSPQVRAALDKAHGSLYQPGWE, from the coding sequence ATGCCCAAGCACATTCTCAAGACCCTTACCCTCGGCCTGCTGCTGGCCAGCGGCATCGCCCAGGCCGCCGACACCGTCCTCAAGGTCGGCACCACCGCCGCCTTCGCCCCGCCCCTGGAAGTGGCGGTGGAGGAAGCCGCGAAGAAAGGCCTGAAGGTGGAACTGGTGGAGTTCACCGACTGGAACTCGCCGAACATCACCCTGGCCGCCGGCGACATCGACGTGAACTACTTCCAGCACACCCCCTTCCTGGAAAACGCCCGCAAGGAAGGCGGCTTCGATCTCAAGCCCTTCGCACCGGGGGTGATCAACAACGTTGGCCTCTACTCGAAAAAGTACAAGGCCATCGGTGACCTGCCGGAAGGCGCCAAGGTGGCCATCGCCAACGACCCCATCAACGGTGGTCGCGGCCTGCAGCTGCTACAGAAGGCCGGCCTGCTCAAGCTGAAGGACGGCGTCGGCTACAAGGCGACCCTGGACGACATAGTCGACAACCCGAAGCACATCGAGATCATCGAGCTGGAAGCCGTGCAGCTGGTGCGCGCCCTGGATGACGTCGACCTGGCCCAGGGCTACCCGCACTACATCCGCCTGGCCGGCACCCTCGACCCCAACAGCGCGCTGCTGTTCGACGGCATCGAGAACAAGGAATACATCATCCAGTTCGTCACCCGCAGCGACTACAAGGACGACGGCCGACTCGGCCAGTTCGTCGACATCTACCAGCACTCCCCGCAGGTCCGCGCCGCCCTCGACAAGGCCCATGGCTCGCTCTACCAACCGGGTTGGGAATAA